The following proteins are co-located in the Thermodesulfobacteriota bacterium genome:
- the surE gene encoding 5'/3'-nucleotidase SurE, translated as MLILVSNDDGVNAAGLQALAAALDTLGRVVVVAPDRERSAVGHALTLHRPLRISSLGPDRYSVDGTPTDCVHLAIHGVLRRKPDLLVAGINHGGNLGDDLTYSGTVGVALEGTLFGVPSLAVSLAAREDFHFGVAGRVARMLAEAVAARGLPLGTLLNVNVPNVETWEELRGIRMTRQGRRVFGSGVVEKVDPRGRTYYWVGAQELGYVDDDVGTDVEAVGHGCVSVTPVRTDLTDHAFLEDLRRWRL; from the coding sequence TTGCTCATCCTGGTCAGCAACGACGACGGCGTGAACGCCGCGGGCCTCCAGGCGCTGGCGGCGGCCCTCGACACCCTGGGACGCGTGGTGGTGGTGGCCCCGGATCGGGAGCGCAGCGCCGTGGGCCACGCCCTCACCCTGCACCGGCCGCTTCGCATCTCCTCCCTCGGCCCCGACCGGTACAGCGTGGACGGCACCCCCACGGACTGCGTGCACCTGGCCATTCACGGCGTGCTGCGCCGAAAGCCCGACCTCCTGGTGGCGGGGATCAACCACGGGGGAAACCTGGGGGACGACCTCACCTACTCGGGCACCGTGGGGGTGGCCCTGGAGGGGACGCTGTTCGGCGTGCCGAGCCTCGCCGTGTCCCTGGCCGCCCGGGAGGACTTCCACTTCGGCGTGGCCGGCCGGGTCGCCCGGATGCTGGCCGAGGCGGTGGCCGCCCGGGGGCTGCCCCTGGGAACCCTCCTCAACGTGAACGTTCCCAACGTGGAGACCTGGGAGGAGCTGCGGGGCATCCGCATGACCCGGCAGGGCCGACGGGTGTTCGGGAGCGGCGTGGTGGAGAAGGTGGACCCCCGGGGCCGCACCTACTACTGGGTGGGGGCCCAGGAGCTCGGCTACGTGGACGACGATGTGGGCACCGACGTGGAGGCGGTGGGGCACGGGTGCGTCTCGGTGACCCCGGTGCGCACAGACCTCACGGACCACGCGTTTCTCGAGGACCTGCGCCGGTGGCGGCTGTGA
- a CDS encoding NAD(P)-binding protein: MGAGAAGIFAARELARGGARVLLAEMGEGLSARRCPRREAG; encoded by the coding sequence GTGGGGGCCGGGGCTGCGGGCATCTTCGCGGCCCGGGAGCTCGCCCGGGGCGGGGCGCGGGTGCTCCTGGCGGAGATGGGCGAAGGGCTCTCGGCCCGGCGGTGCCCCCGCCGGGAAGCCGGCG